The Tessaracoccus timonensis sequence GGCGAGAACGAGGAGACGGTGCGGGCGTACAACGAACGGCTGGGCTTGACGTTCACGGCCATCCCAGACGAGACGCAGAAGCTCGCGGCGTCGTACGGAGTGCGAGCGATCCCGGCGCACTACTTCATCGATGCCGACGGGACAGTGCAGGAACTGGCGTTCGGGGCGCTGTCCGCCGACACCATCGAGGAGCATCTGGACCGGCTCGTGGGCGGATGAAGCGTCTGGTTCTCCGTCCACGAGCCCGCCGCGGTCAGCCCTGGGCCGCGGCCTTCGCGGCGGCAGGTAACGCGTCGACGATCCGGCCGATGGCCTCGTCGTCGTGGGCCGCCGACAGGAACCACGCCTCGAACGCCGACGGGGGCAGCGCGACGTGCTGGCTCAGCATCGCGTGGAAGAACCGGCCGAACGCGGCGGTGTCTTGCGCCTTCGCGTCCTCGTAGTTGCGCACCGGTTCCTCGCGGAAGAACACCGAGAACAGGCTGCTCGCGTGCTGCACCACGTGCGGCACCGACGCGGCATTGAGCGCGTCGTGCACCGCCCCCTGCAGCTGCTCCGAAACGCGATTGACATGGGCATACACCTCGTCTGTGGCGAGCCGGAGCGTGGCGATGCCAGCTGCCGTCGCCAGCGGATTCCCCGACAACGTTCCGGCCTGATACACCGGCCCGACGGGGGCCAGCATCTGCATGACATCTTCGCGCCCGGCCAGCGCAGCCAGCGGCATGCCGCCGCCCACCACCTTGCCGAACGTGACGAGGTCGGGCGTATAGCCACCCTCAACCCCCAGCCACCCGCCCGGCGCGGTACGGAACCCGGTGAGCACTTCGTCGACGATCATCAGCGCGCCGTGCTCCTCAGTGAGGCGGCGAATCTCCTGGTTGAAGCCCTCCGACGGTGGCACCACACCCATGTTGCACGGCACCGCCTCCGTGATGACGCACGCGATCTCGCTGCCTGCTTGCGCAAACACCGCGCGCAGCGCGTCGACGTCGTTGTACTCCACGACGATGGTGTCGCCCGCTGCGGCTGGCGTCACTCCGGCAGACCCGGGCAACCCCTGGGTAGCCAACCCCGACCCGGCGGCGGCGAGGAGCGCGTCGGAGTGTCCGTGGTAGCAGCCGGCGAACTTCACGATCTTGCTGCGCTCGGTTGCCCCGCGCGCCAGGCGGATGGCGGTCATCGTCGCTTCGGTGCCCGTCGACACGAACCGTACCTGCTGGGCAGCCGGCACCCGCTCGCGGATGAGCTCGGCCAGCTCCACCTCCGCGCTGGTGGGGGCGCCGAACGACAGCCCCTTCGCCGCCGCTTCCTGCACCGCGGCCACCACCTCGGGGTGCGCATGGCCCAGCAGCGCCGGCCCCCACGAACATACGAGGTCGACGTAGTCCTGGCCGTTCACATCAAAGACGTGCGCCCCTCGCGCCTTGGCGACGAACACCGGCGTGCCACCCACAGAACCGAACGCGCGCACCGGCGACGACACCCCGCCCGGGATGACCCCCTTCGCGCGACGAAACAGCGTGTCCATGTCGATTACTTCAGCCATGAGGCCATCTCCAATCCCCAGTAGGTGAGCACGATATCGGCGCCCGCGCGCACGATAGCGGTGACGGACTCGTCGATGGCGCGTTCGCGGTCAATCCAGCCGTTCGCGGCGGCCGCCTCGATCATGGCGTACTCGCCCGACACCTGATAGGCCGCGACGGGCACGTCGGAAACCTCCGCCACGTCGGCCAGCACATCGAGGTAGTAGCCGGCAGGTTTCACCATCACCATGTCGGCGCCTTCGGTCAAGTCGAGTTCGGTTTCGCGCACGCCCTCGCGGCGGTTGGCCGGGTCTTGCTGGTAGGTGCGACGGTCGCCCTGCAACGTAGACGTGACCGCCTCGCGGAACGGGCCGTAGAAGCTCGACGCGTACTTCGCGGAGTAGGCGAGGATGGCGGTGTCGATGTGGCCCTCGCCGTCGAGGGCAGCGCGGATAGCTTCGATCTGGCCGTCCATCATGCCGGAGGGCGCGACGACGTGCGCGCCCGCGTTGGCTTGTGCAATCGCCATCGACGCGTAGGCGGCCAGCGTGGCGTCGTTGTCGACGGAGCCGTCGTCGGCGAGGAAGCCGCAGTGGCCGTGCGAGGTGAACTCGTCGAGGCAGGTGTCGGCCATGACGACGGTGTCGTCGCCCACTGCGTCGCGACAAGCGGCGATGCCGCGCTGCAAGATGCCATCCTCGGCCCAGGCCTGCGAGCCGCGCTCGTCCTTGACCTCGTCGGAAGGTACGCCGAACAGCATGATGCCGCCGAGGCCAGCCTTCGCAACGTCTTCCGCGACGCGCTTGATGCCCTCAGTGGTGTGGCGGCGGACGCCGGGCATGGAAGAGATGCCGCCTTCGGTATCGGCCACGAAGGCAGGAAGTACGAGCTGGCTAGGGTGGACGCGGGTCTCGCGAACCAGCTTGCGCATGGCCGGGGTGGTGCGCAAGCGGCGCGGACGGAAGGGAATGTGGGTCATGGCGTCCACGTTACCGCGGAAAACCTGACCGTTATCCTCCACCAGAAGCTAACGACCCCTTGTTTTGGCGGATTTTCTTCACGCGTGGAGGAAAACGGTCAAAACGGGCGGGCTGGCCGATCGGGCCGAGCCGTGGCGGCCGGGCGGGTAGCGATGGCGGTCAGACCGCGTGGCAGCGCGGCGGGCGCCGTCGCCCCGTGACCGTTATCCTCCACGCCTGCAAAAAATGCTCGAAAAGCGGGTCTCGTTAGCTTCTGGTGGAGGATAACGGTCAACTTTCGTGGATGCCCCCGATGGCCTCGACGAGCCCAGCCACGTCTTGCGTGGCCGCGGTGGCGGCGACGGGGACGCCTGCAGCGTCGAGCGCGCGCCGCGACGGCTCGCCGAAGGCGACGACGCGGACGTCGTCGCGCCACTCGAGCAGTGCGTCGAACGCCCGCCCAACGGACCCCGACGTGACCACCACAATGTCGAATTGCCCTGAACCCCAGGCGCGAAGAGCCTCGTCAGGCACGCTATCGAGCGCTGCCATGGTGTAGATGGGCACGACGTCGACGGTCCAGCCTTTTGCTCGTAACCCGTCGGCGAGCGTGGGAGAGGAAAGCTTCGAGCCTGGAATCAGCACGCGGCCCGGCCCATCAGGGAAGGCAGCCGCCAGCGCGCGCCCGCTCGATTCCCCCTCCGGGATGAGATCGACGACGTACCCAGCCGCCTCGAGCGCCTTTGCCGTCGCCGCCCCGACCGCAGCCACTCGTGCGCCCTCCGGCAGCCGGACTCCGCGCCGAGCGAGGCATTGCACGGTGTTTGCCGAAGTCACGGCCACCCAGTCGGCCTCAGGCAGCGGCCCCGCGAGCGGCAAATCCACCACCTCCTGCACTGGCTGGCAGAACACCTCCGCACCCGTGGCCCGCAGCCCGTCGGCGAGCGCCCCATCGTCGCGCGGCAGGAACACCTGCACACCCGCGAGCGGCGTTTCCCCTCGCCAGAGCGAGGCATCATCGTGCAGTTCGGCCAGCCGCGACGGGCGTGTCGCATCAAGTTCCTCGACGTCGGCTGCGCCGCCGTCGAGCAGCGCGCGCACCGCCTCATCGGCCACACCGTCGCCGAGCGGTCGCTCCGCCAGCGCCGACGAGCGCCCATCGAGCGCGAACACCCCGGCGCGCAGTACGCCGTCGGCTACGAGCGCGGCGATGGGCGCTGCGCAGCCGCCGCCCAATCCGGCGAGCACCGCTCGCTCGGCTTCCACCGCCCGCCGGGTCTCGGCGTTGTCGACGGCGGCCAGGGCCTGCAGCACTTCGACGTTGTCAGCCCGGCATTCGAGCGCCAGCGCGCCCTGGCCTGGCGCGGGCAGGATGGGGAGCAGTTCGTCGATCTGTTCTGCCATGCCCAACCGACGAAGCCCCGCCGCCGCGAGCACGACGGCGTCGAGATCGCCGTCGGCGACCCGCGCCAGGCGCGTGCCGACGTTGCCGCGGATGTCGACGTATTGGAGGTCGGGCCGCAGCGCGCGCAGCTGGGCGACCCGCCGGGGCGACCCGGTGCCCACCTTCGCGCAGGCAGGCAGCTCGTCGAGCCGGCGCCCGGCGGCGCAGAGCGCGTCGTGCGGGCAGGCTCGTTCGGGCACTGCGGCCACGACGAGCCCCGGCACCGCCGCGGTGGGGAGGTCTTTCAGCGAGTGGACGGCGAAGTCACAACGCCCATCGAGGATTGCGGTGCGCAGCTCCGCAGCGAACACGCCGAGCGTGCCGAGCCTAGTGAGCGACCCACGCTCCACGTCGCCGCCGGTGCGGATGCGCACCAGCTCGACGGTGTGCCCGAGCGCCCGCAGTTGGTCAGCCACGAGCTCCGATTGGGTCACCGCTAGCAGCGACGCCCGCGTGCCAAGCCTCAAATGCATGCCGGCTCCTCACCGAATCCGTTCCGCGGCCTCTGCTACCGGCCCGATGCCGTTGCCGTCGAGCCACGCGCCCACCACATCGACGCCGACGGACGCCGCAGCATCCAGCACGGCCTCGCGTTCGCCCGACGAGATCCGCCCGGGCATCTCGTGCGAGATGGCGACGACGTCGCGGATGTGGCCGCTCAAATCCAGTTTGGTCAGCGCCGATGCATCCGCCGCCACCACCTCACGAGACGGCGCCTCCGCCCCGCCGTACGACAGCCGCAACACGTGCACGCCCTCCACCCACGGCCACTTGCGCGAGTAGTGAGTGAGCGCCCGGGCGACGATGGCGTCGTCGCGCTCACCCATCAGCAGCCCAGATCCGACGGGGTCCGCGCCGAGCTCTGGGTGGTCGCTCGCCACCAGCACAACCTGCGATGGCGTGGTGGCCGCTGGCTCCGACACCGTCGCGCCCAGCCCCGCCAGCAGCCGCGCCGTCACCGCACCGGGGGTAGCGAGCACGACGCGTTCGGCCCGCATCTGCCCATCGCCCGTAGTCACGACGAACTTGGCGCCGTCGCGCTCCACCGCGGACACCGCGCACCCGCACCGCACATCCAGCGGCGCCGCCAGCTCGTCGATCAGGCGGAACATCCCCCCGACGGGCTGCGCCACCGCCGCCTGCCCAGGGCGCCGGAGCGCCGCGACCGCACCTAGCAGCGACCCCTCCGCCGCCAGCGCATCGAGCAGTTTCGGCGCGAACACGTCGAGGCGCACATCCATCGGATCCGATCGGTACACGCCGCGCGTGAGTGGCGCCATGAGCTTCTCGACGACGCCCTGGCCCATGCGCGTCTCTGCGAGCTGGCCGGCGGTGGTGGCGTCGGCGCCGACGGTGCGGTCGAGGCTCAGGTCTCGCTCCACCCGTGCGCGCTCATCCGCGGTCAGCACCCCCAATGCTGGATCGTCGAGCGATCCCGGGATGCCGAGCACTCCGTCGGCGAGTGGCACGATGCGGTCGCTCCACCACACGTGCGGCTGCCCGGCCGGCCCGGCCACCTCCAGCCCCAACTTCGCGCACAGCGCCTGCGCGGCCGCGCTGCGGGTGGCGAACGCCTCTGCACCAGCGTCGACGCGCACGCCGCCCACCTCGACGGGCGCGATCATCCCACCTGGCGCATTCGCCGCTTCGAGCACCACCACGTCGTGCCCGGATTCGACGAGCTTCCTCGCGGCAAGCAGCCCCGCTAGGCCGCCCCCGACGATAACGGCGCTCATAGTTCGTGGATGAGCGCGACGAGGTCGGTCAGCACGCTCGGGTCGGTGGTGGGGGGCACGCCGTGGCCGAGGTTCACGACGTGCGCGGGGGCGGACTTGCCGCGCTCGACGACGTCGCGGGCATGCGCTTCCAACGCATCCCAGCCGGCGGCCAGCATGGCCGGGTCGATGTTGCCCTGCAGCGGGAGGCCGGGCACGAGCTGGGCGGCCTCGTCGAGGGGTGTGCGGTAGTCCACGCCGATGGCCTCGACGCCGCATTGGGCCATGTCAGGCAGGATTTGACGGGTGCCGACTCCGAAGTGGATGCGCGGCACCCGCCCCTCCACCGCGGCCAGCGCCCGTGCCGAATGCGGCGCGACGGAGGCGACGTAGTCCGCCCGGCTGAGCGACCCGGCCCACGAATCGAACAGTTGCGCCGCCCGCGCGCCGGCGTCGACCTGCACCTGCAAGAACTGCCCCGACAGCTCCGCACACCACGCGAGCAGCCGCTCCCACGCGGCGGGGTCGGCGTGCATCATGGTGCGGGCCGTGAGGTGATCGCGCGAGCCCTTCCCTTCGACGAGGTACGCCGCCAGTGTGAACGGCGCGCCCGCAAACCCGATGAGCGGCACCTCGCCCAGCTCGCCGACGAGAATCTGCACGGCCTCGGTGATCGCCGACGGGTCGTCCATGCGGTGCGACGTGATCCGCGCCACGTCGGCTGCGGTGCGCACCGGTTCGTCGATCACGGGCCCCACCCCAGGCACGATGTCGACGTCCACGCCGGCCAGCACGAGGGGCGTCATGATGTCAGAGAAGAAAATCGCCGCGTCCACGTTGTGCCGCCTGACGGGTTGCATCGTGATTTCGGCAGCGAGCTCAGGCCGCAGGCAAGCCTCCAGGATGGTGGTGCCTTGGCGCGCTTCTTTGTACTCCGGTAGTGAGCGCCCTGCCTGGCGCATGAACCATACGGGTAACCGACGGGGGCGGGCCCCGCTCAGGGCTTCGAGAAACGTGCTCATACTCCTTGATTCTGCCGTATTGCCTCAAGGTGGTTGAATGGACCCATATGTCTCTGCAGATTTTCTCTCTTGAACACCACCGTCACGGCCTGCCGGTGGTGGAGCAAGCCGCGGCGAATGTCGACGGAGTCGCCGAGCGGATCGCCCACCACGACGGCGTGCGGGGGGTTGTTCTGCTGCACACCTGCAACCGGGTTGAGCTGGTGCTGGAGGTAGACGACGCCGGCCTGGCAATCCCGTCCCTGCTGCGTGCGCACTTCGGTGCAGAGTTCCCGTGGCGCATCTACCGAGGCGAGCAGGCCCTCGACCACATCTTCCGCGTGACCGCAGGGCTCGAATCCATGGTGATGGGGGAGCGCGAGATCGCTGGCCAGTACCGCCGCGCGCTGCAGGAGGCGCAGGCTAGTGGGCACGCGTCGCTCGCCATCAGCACCGCTATCGAGGAGGCGCTGCGAACCTCCAAGAAGGTCGCCAGCCACACGCATCTCGACGGCGCCGGGCGCTCGGTCGTCTCCGTCGGCTTGGATCTGCTCACCGTCGACGACTGGTCGACGTCACGGGCGCTCCTCGTCGGCACCGGCAGCTACGCCGGCGCGGTAGTGGCCGCGTTGAAAGCCCGCGGGGTGCGCAGCATCGGCGTGCACTCCGCCACTGGCCGCGCGGCTTCGTTCGCCGACGCCCACGCCATCGACCCCGTCGACGATCTCGCCGACGCACTCGCCACCGCCGACATCGTCGTCACCTGCCGCGGGCGAGGCGCCGTGATTGGCCCCGACGATGTCCGTGCCGGCATGAAGCTCCTCGACCTCGCGCTCGTCCGCGACGTCGACTGCGCGGTGGAAGCGGTAACCGGCGTGCAGGTGGTGAGCCTTGAGACCGTCCAGCTGAACGTCGATCCGAAGTACGACGGCGACCTCGCCACCGCCGAGCGCCTCATCGACGCCGGACGCACGGCCGCGCTGACGAAGATCCGCGCCCGCGTCGTTGACCCAGCCGTCACCTCCTTACGTGAGACGGTGATGCACCTCGTCGAGGAGGAAACCGACCGCCTCCCGAACCGCCCGCTGACAAGGGAAGACGCCGCCCGGGCGCTCGAGCGCCTCGCCGTCCGACTGCTCCACATTCCCTCCGCCCGCGCCCGCGAAGCGGCCCAGCTGGGGCGCACCAATGAATACCTCATCGCCATGCACGAGCTCTACGGCATCGGAGAGCCGCTTGCCGCACACGCGGTGGAGGAAGGGCGCTGCCCCGTCACCGGGCTGGGCATGGACGACGTCGCTAGCCAGAAATCTCAACGCACCATCGCATCATGAACATCGAACCTTATAGCGCCATCATGGTGGCCTCGTACGGTGGCCCCAACCAGCCCGACGACGTGTTGCCATTCATGCGCAACGCCACCCGCGGCAAGGGGATTCCCGACGAGCGCCTCCTGGAGGTCTCCGAGCACTACATGCTGTTCGGCGGCAAGTCGCCCATCAATGAACTGAACGCGAAACTCGTCGACGCGCTCCAGGCCGAGCTGCACCGTCGCGGCGCCGACGCACCCGTGGTGATCGGCAACCGAAACTGGGAGCCGTATATGTCCGACGTGGTGCGCGAGCTGGTCGACGGTGGCCACAAGCGGGTGCTCGCCCTCGCGACGAGTGCATACCAGTCGTACTCCAACTGCCGTCAGTATCACGAAGACCTCGTGCAGGCCTCCGACGGGCAACCCATCGTCGTCGACAAGCTCGACCCCTTCTGGTGGGCGCCCGAGTTCGCGAGCGCCAACGCCCGTCGCGTCGTAGCCTCATGGCGCGCGCTGCGGGAGCGAATCGGCGACGGAAGGGCGCGCCTGGTGTTCGTCACGCACTCCATCCCGGTGGGGATGGAGGAGCGCTCTGGCCCGGGCGCACCGTCGCCGCACTATCAGGCGCAGCATCTCCAGGTGGCGCAACAGGTGGCGGAGCTCGCCGCCGACGAGCTCGGTGAGGCGCTCACCTGGGACCTCGCCTTCTGCTCGAGGTCCGGACCGCCGCGCGTGCCGTGGCTCGAGCCCGACGTGAACGACCACCTTGAGGCGATCGTCGACGAGGTGGACGGCGTCGTCGTAGCGCCCATCGGGTTCATCGCCGATCACATGGAAGTGGCTTTCGACCTCGACAACGAAGCCGCCCAAACCGCTCGCAGTCTAGGCCTCACCTACGAGCGCGCGGGCACCGTCGGCGTGGACGACGAGTTCGTCGGCATGCTGGTGGACCACATTGAAGACGCCGCTCGGCGCGCCAGCGAAGGCAAGTCGGTGGCCGACTACTGTCAATTCGCGGGCGGCACGTGCTGCCTGCCGCCCCAACGCCCCACCCGAACAGGAGCACCATCGTGAAGCACCCCAGCCGCGACGAACGCGACCAGCAAAACGTCGACTACAAGGCCATTAACCGCGAATCGCACTACTCCATGCACGCCGTGTTCGCCACGTGCATGCCGCTTTCCGACGACGCCGAGGCGCAGGCGACGGCGTTACGCGAAGAGATCGAAGCCACTGGGGTCACCATCCGCGGCTTCTACGACGTCGGTGGCTTCCGTGCCGACGCCGACCTCATGGTGTGGATGCTCGCCGACGACCCCCACGCGCTCCAGCGCGCCTACCACGTCATCCGCAACAGCGAGCTGGGTGCGGCACTCGAGCCGGTGTGGTCCGCCGTCGCCGTGCACCGGGCCGCCGAGTTCAACAAGGCGCACGTGCCGAGTTGCTTCGCCGGCATCGCGCCGCGCCCCTGGGTGACGGTGTATCCGTTCGTGCGCAGCTACGACTGGTACGTGCTCGACGACGCCCACCGCTCCAAGATGCTGCGCGAGCACGGCATGGCCGGGCGCGAATACCCTGACGTGATCGCGTCGACGATGTCCGCCTTTGCGCTCGGCGACTACGAGTGGATCCTCGCCTTCGAGGCCGACGAGCTCCACCGCCTCACCGACGCGATGCGCCACCAGCGCGGCGTCGAGGCGCGCCTGCACGTGCGCGAGGAGACGCCGTTCTTTACCGGCCCGCTCATCACCCTCGACGAGTGGGTCGCCCGCCAGCCGCGCGCCTGACGAGCCTCGTCGGCGCGGCCCTCGTCGGCGGTATCTGCGCCCCGCTCAGGCACACGTAACCTGTGCGGCTCTGTCCCGGATCAAGTGTCACTTGCCTAACCGGGACGGGGCGTCGCCCAGAAGCAGGTGACACTTGATCCGCTCTGTTGCCGCACAGGTTGCACCTGCCCGGGGAGGGCCCAGCAACCCCGGAACATCGCAACATAGATCAAGTTTGTGGTGGGTAGACGAGCCACCAACTTGATCTATGATTTGGCGTCGGCCAGCCACGCGTCGGGCTGGTACACGCAGGTGGGGTCGGAGGCGAGCGGGTCGCCCAGCATGGCGTGGGCGCGGGCCCTTGAGCCACCGCAGATCCAGTTGAAGTCGCACACGCTGCACTTGCCGGAATAGCTCGACGGGTCGCGCAAGGCCTGCATCATGGGCGCGTTCGAGTAGATGTCGTGGAACGACTGCTCTTTCACCGATCCACAGCGGTACGGCAGGAAGCCCGACGGGTACACGTCGCCGATGTGATCCACGAACGCAAAACCCCGGCCCGAGTTCACCCCAATCGGCGGGCGGGGCGGACGTCGATGCGTCACCTCGCCCAGCAGCCGGTCGGTCTCCGCCATCAGCCACCGGTGTAGCTCGCCGCGCTCGGGCATGGGGAGCCCAGCCTGGCGGGCCTCGTCGCGCTGGATCGCCACGCGACGGTAGTTCGGCGCCTCGGTGACCTTCACCGCAATGCGGTCGGAGACGTCGTGCAGCCAGTGCAGCACGTCCTCCATCTGCTCCGGGTCGAGGGGCTCGAGGTTTGAGCCGCGCCCCATCGGTACCAGGAACAGCAGGTACCACATGTGTGCCCGCATGGCGATGGTGTTCGCCAGCAGCTGCGGCAGTTCCTGCAGATTGTTCTTGCAGATCGTGGTGTTCACCTGAAAGCGGAACCCGTGCTTGACAACGAGCTTTGCTGCCTCCATCGTGGCGTCGTAGGTGCCGTCGATGCCGCGGAATGAGTCGTGCGTTTGGGCGGTGGCGCCGTCGAGGGAGAGCGAGAACGCCTTCACGCCGGCCTCGCGCACGGACGCGAGCCGCTCGTCGGTGAGCAGCGGAGTGACCGACGGTGATAGCGCAATCGGCAGCCCGATGCTGGTGCCGTATGCGATGAGCTCTTCCAGATCGGGGCGCTCGAACGCATCGCCGCCGGAGAGAATCACGATGGGGCGAGGCGTGCCGTAGGACGCGAACTCGTCGAGCAGTTTCTTGCCCTCGGCGGTGGTGAGCTGGCGCGGGTCGGGCTTCGTGAAGGCGTCGGCGCGGCAGTGCTTGCACGCCAGCTGACAGGCCCTGGTCACCTCCCACACGATGACGTGCGGCCGCTCGCCGGCGTCGTGATGCAGGGTGCGAACCACGCCCTTGCGGGCCTCGTGAGGATGCGAACCAGGATGCGCAGACATAGCCCCGACGATAACCGTCGCTCAACCGGTCGGCTGCGGCGGGGTCCGCTACCGGAGACGCTAGACAGTCCCGCCGCGCACACCCCGAGTAATGAGGGAGGGGGCCGCAACCGTTTTCCTACAAGGTGTTACGATGGCCGCACTTCTTCGGAGGCAGATGGCGTCATCGAAGATGCCCCTAGCCAGGGAATTCCGGTGAGAATCCGGAGCTGTCGCGCAACGGTATGGCCAAGAGCTGAGCCCGATCACTGGCGAAGGGCTGTGTATTTCCCGGTCGCGCGTAACGACCCCGACAGGAAGTTCAGACTTTGCCCGTTCCTGAACGTGACGAATCGCCCAGGCAGCGCTTGGCCGCGAGGCGCCGTCGGCTGTTTGGGCGCGTCCTCATGCTTGCGGTGCTGCTGTTGGTCTCGCCCGCAATGACCATTGCGTTGGGCCCTGCGGGAGTGCCGATTCCGGAAGTGCTCGGGGTGATTGCGAGCCACATCCCTGGGTTGGACCTGGAGATCACATGGTCGCAGACGGTTGACGCTATCGTCTGGCAGACCCGGGCGCCTCGCATCGTTGGGGCGGTGGTTGTGGGCGCCGTGCTAGGCACTTCTGGAGTAGTGCTGCAAGCCATCGTCCGAAATCCTCTTGCCGAGCCGTATGTACTGGGAGTCAGCTCAGGAGCGTCCACGGGGGCAGCGGTCGGCATGATCATCATCGGGACGACGAGTGCTGCTGGCGTCAGTGGGCTGGCGTTCGTTGGTGCATTGATCGCCACCGGTTTGGTGCTTCTGATCGGAGGGCGTCAGAGCTCGTCGTTGCATCTGGTGTTGGGTGGGCTGGCGGTCGGTTTTGGGTTTCAGGCCGTGACAAACCTCATCGTGTTTTCATCGGGAAGCCCAGAGACGTCTCGAGCCGTGATGTTTTGGATGCTCGGATCTCTGGGACGGATCTCGTGGGCCGACCTCCCGGTGGTGAGCGTGGTTGCCGTAGTACTCGTCGCGCTGATGATGCTGTCCGGCCCGGTTCTCGACGCGCTCAGTAGCGGAGATGGCACGGCCCGCTCCGTAGGGGTGGAACCCGGACCTGCCCGGGCAATCCTGCTAGTGCTCGTATCGGCCGCAGTGGGTGTCGCGGTCGCGACAGCGGGGAGCATCGGGTTCGTAGGGCTCGTGATCCCGCACATGATGCGGTCCTTCGTCGGGCATTCGCACCGGATGCTGGTGCTCGCGAGCGCTCTCGCTTCCTCACTATTTCTCGTCTGGGCGGATGCGTTCGCCCGCATTGCGTTCGCCCCCGCCGAGCTGCCTCTGGGTGTTGTTACTGGGCTCGTCGGGGCACCCATCCTCGTTGTACTCGTGCGGCGATTGGCTCCGGGTCGCTGAAGTCAAACAACAACTATCGAAAGGTTCAACAATGACGAAACGATTGCTGGTACCACTAGCGTTACTATCCCTGGCCGTTGCCGCGTGCGGCACGTCTGCGGCTGACAAGGCGAGTCAGACGAACTCGCCAGCGAGCGAGCCGAGCGCAACCACCTCGCAAGCCAGCGAGCCGAGTGCGGCGACGGGGTTTCCCGCGCGTATCACCAACTGCGGCCATGAGCTGACAGTTGAAAAGGCCCCGGAACGCGTGCTGATGTTTTCCGGCACAGCTGCACCCGTGTTGGATGAGCTGGGTTTGCTGGACAAGGTGACGGCGCACGCCGGTGCGCAGAGGTTCGGCGAGGCAGCCGGCGAGCTCGATCAGAAACTCAGAGCCATCAAGCAGGTTTCCAGCGAGGAGTTGGAGACTGGAGGCGCCACTATGTCCACCGAGGCGATCCTCGCTGTCAACCCAGACCTCGTGCTCGCCTACGACTCAGGCGTTGATCGGGAGGCCCTTGCCAAGCTGGGGATCCCGTTGTACTCACCAGAAGCGCTGTGCCCCAATTATGAGGTCAAGCAGGCCTCGTGGGAGCTGGTGGACGAGGAGTTTGAACGGATTGCCACCATCTTTGGGGCGACCGACCGCTTGCCGCAGGTGTTGGAGCGCCTGCATTCGAAGGTCGACGAGCTCCAGCAGCGCAGCGACGCCGTGGCTGGCTCGAGTGCGGCGGCGCTGTACGTCACGCCAGGGTCATCCACCTTCTACGCGTACGGGACCTCGTCGATGGTGCAGCCAATCTTCTCGGCGGTGGGGCTGAAGAACTCATTCGACGATGAGACCACCCGGGTGTTCGACATGACGATGGAGACCGTGCTGAAGCGGGATCCGGAGTGGATCGTACTGCTCTCCCAGGACGCGACCGAGCAGGAAGCGAGAGACACATTCATGGGGTTCCCCGGCGTGGATGCGCTGCAGGCAGTAACCAAGAACCAGGTTGTTGTCTTGCCATTCGCGCTGACTGACCCACCAAGCAACCTCTCGGTTGAGGGCGCTGTGCGACTTGCGAAGGCGTTGCATCAGT is a genomic window containing:
- a CDS encoding glutamyl-tRNA reductase, producing the protein MSLQIFSLEHHRHGLPVVEQAAANVDGVAERIAHHDGVRGVVLLHTCNRVELVLEVDDAGLAIPSLLRAHFGAEFPWRIYRGEQALDHIFRVTAGLESMVMGEREIAGQYRRALQEAQASGHASLAISTAIEEALRTSKKVASHTHLDGAGRSVVSVGLDLLTVDDWSTSRALLVGTGSYAGAVVAALKARGVRSIGVHSATGRAASFADAHAIDPVDDLADALATADIVVTCRGRGAVIGPDDVRAGMKLLDLALVRDVDCAVEAVTGVQVVSLETVQLNVDPKYDGDLATAERLIDAGRTAALTKIRARVVDPAVTSLRETVMHLVEEETDRLPNRPLTREDAARALERLAVRLLHIPSARAREAAQLGRTNEYLIAMHELYGIGEPLAAHAVEEGRCPVTGLGMDDVASQKSQRTIAS
- a CDS encoding NAD(P)/FAD-dependent oxidoreductase, yielding MSAVIVGGGLAGLLAARKLVESGHDVVVLEAANAPGGMIAPVEVGGVRVDAGAEAFATRSAAAQALCAKLGLEVAGPAGQPHVWWSDRIVPLADGVLGIPGSLDDPALGVLTADERARVERDLSLDRTVGADATTAGQLAETRMGQGVVEKLMAPLTRGVYRSDPMDVRLDVFAPKLLDALAAEGSLLGAVAALRRPGQAAVAQPVGGMFRLIDELAAPLDVRCGCAVSAVERDGAKFVVTTGDGQMRAERVVLATPGAVTARLLAGLGATVSEPAATTPSQVVLVASDHPELGADPVGSGLLMGERDDAIVARALTHYSRKWPWVEGVHVLRLSYGGAEAPSREVVAADASALTKLDLSGHIRDVVAISHEMPGRISSGEREAVLDAAASVGVDVVGAWLDGNGIGPVAEAAERIR
- the hemE gene encoding uroporphyrinogen decarboxylase; amino-acid sequence: MSTFLEALSGARPRRLPVWFMRQAGRSLPEYKEARQGTTILEACLRPELAAEITMQPVRRHNVDAAIFFSDIMTPLVLAGVDVDIVPGVGPVIDEPVRTAADVARITSHRMDDPSAITEAVQILVGELGEVPLIGFAGAPFTLAAYLVEGKGSRDHLTARTMMHADPAAWERLLAWCAELSGQFLQVQVDAGARAAQLFDSWAGSLSRADYVASVAPHSARALAAVEGRVPRIHFGVGTRQILPDMAQCGVEAIGVDYRTPLDEAAQLVPGLPLQGNIDPAMLAAGWDALEAHARDVVERGKSAPAHVVNLGHGVPPTTDPSVLTDLVALIHEL
- the hemL gene encoding glutamate-1-semialdehyde 2,1-aminomutase, which gives rise to MAEVIDMDTLFRRAKGVIPGGVSSPVRAFGSVGGTPVFVAKARGAHVFDVNGQDYVDLVCSWGPALLGHAHPEVVAAVQEAAAKGLSFGAPTSAEVELAELIRERVPAAQQVRFVSTGTEATMTAIRLARGATERSKIVKFAGCYHGHSDALLAAAGSGLATQGLPGSAGVTPAAAGDTIVVEYNDVDALRAVFAQAGSEIACVITEAVPCNMGVVPPSEGFNQEIRRLTEEHGALMIVDEVLTGFRTAPGGWLGVEGGYTPDLVTFGKVVGGGMPLAALAGREDVMQMLAPVGPVYQAGTLSGNPLATAAGIATLRLATDEVYAHVNRVSEQLQGAVHDALNAASVPHVVQHASSLFSVFFREEPVRNYEDAKAQDTAAFGRFFHAMLSQHVALPPSAFEAWFLSAAHDDEAIGRIVDALPAAAKAAAQG
- the hemB gene encoding porphobilinogen synthase, which encodes MRKLVRETRVHPSQLVLPAFVADTEGGISSMPGVRRHTTEGIKRVAEDVAKAGLGGIMLFGVPSDEVKDERGSQAWAEDGILQRGIAACRDAVGDDTVVMADTCLDEFTSHGHCGFLADDGSVDNDATLAAYASMAIAQANAGAHVVAPSGMMDGQIEAIRAALDGEGHIDTAILAYSAKYASSFYGPFREAVTSTLQGDRRTYQQDPANRREGVRETELDLTEGADMVMVKPAGYYLDVLADVAEVSDVPVAAYQVSGEYAMIEAAAANGWIDRERAIDESVTAIVRAGADIVLTYWGLEMASWLK
- a CDS encoding uroporphyrinogen-III synthase; this translates as MQVFLPRDDGALADGLRATGAEVFCQPVQEVVDLPLAGPLPEADWVAVTSANTVQCLARRGVRLPEGARVAAVGAATAKALEAAGYVVDLIPEGESSGRALAAAFPDGPGRVLIPGSKLSSPTLADGLRAKGWTVDVVPIYTMAALDSVPDEALRAWGSGQFDIVVVTSGSVGRAFDALLEWRDDVRVVAFGEPSRRALDAAGVPVAATAATQDVAGLVEAIGGIHES